The genomic interval GCTGACCTCCCGCCCGGTGGTCACCCCGTACAACTACGTCTTCTCCGACAACGTCCCCGAGCCGGTCTCGGAACTGGCCGAGCAACTGCTGAACGGGGCGTGGGCGCTGGCCCCGACCTTCGGGCAGGTGCAGTACACCACCGCCGCCGCCGGGCTGACCGGCACGCTCGCCACCGACCTGTGGGGACCGTCGAAGAACCTGCTGCTCTACGTCAAGCCGACCACGCTGCGGGAGACCGCCAACGGGTACGCGGTGCACACCGCCCGGGGCTCCATCCAGCGGGTGGTGCACGAGTTCGCCCGGTTCTACCAGCGGCAGTTGGCCGCGTACCAGGCCCGGGGCGAGTTCCCGGTGACCGGCCAGGTGGAGATCCGGGTCGCCGGGGTCGACCGGGCCGCCGACGTGGGCGTACCCGGGGCGGAGCCGCCGGCACTCTCCGCGGCCCGGCCCCGGGCCGACCACCCGGAGTGGGACAGCGTGGTCTGGTTCGACGTGCTCACCTTCCCGACCGCGCCCCGGGCACACGCCTTCTACCGCGAGATGGAGACCTTCTTCTTCACCAACTACACCGGCTCGTACGCCGGCTGCCGGGTCGAGTGGTCCAAGGGCTGGGGCTACACCGACTCCGCCGCCTGGGCCGATCCGACCATGCTGACCCGGACCGTGCCGGACTCCTACCGGCACGCGCCCGACCCGACCTGGGACGCGGCGGTGGCGGAGCTGAACTCCCACGACCCGCACCGGGTGTTCAGCAACGCCTTCCTCGACGTGCTGCTGCCCGGCACACCGTGACCCGGTCGCCGGGGCGCCGAGGTCGACGACCTGCGCCCTGAGCGAACAGGGCTGGCCCGGGCCGCCGCGCCGTGCGGGAATGGAATCGGCATCGGTGCGGCCGACCGGGGGAGGAACCGGATGCGTGGTGGTGCGGCGTACGACGAGATCGCCGACTGGTACGAGGCCGAGTTCCTGCCCCGGCACACCGGCAGCGACGAACTGGAGATCGACCGGAGCCTGCGGCTGCTGCTCGGCCCCGGCGACGGGCCCTGCCTGGAACTCGGCTGCGGCACGGGTGCGTACGCCGGCTCGATCCGCGCCCTCGGCCGGACCCCGGTCGGCGTCGACATCTCGGCCGGCATGCTCCGGTACGCCCGCGACCGGCTGCCGGTCGTCCGGGCCGACGCCGCCCGGCTGCCGGTCCGGGACGGTGCGCTGCCGGCCGTCGTCGCGGTGATGGTGCACACCGACATGCCGGGATATCCGGCGGTGCTCCGGGAGGCGGCCCGGGTGCTGGCCCCCGGCGGGACCTTCGTGCACGTCGGCGTCCACCCGTGTTTCTGCGGCGGGTTCGCCGACCGCACCGACGGCGACGCGATCCTGATCCGCCCCGGCTACCGGGACAGCGCCTGGACGAGGGAGTCCTGGACCGACCGGGGGATCCGGGACAAGGTCGGCGCGACGCACCATCCGCTGCCGGAGTTGCTGCACATGTTCCTGGACGCCGGGCTCACCTTCGAGCGGTTCGCCGAGGGCGGCGCGCCCACCCCGATCGTCCTCGCCGTCCGGGCCCGCCGGTCAGGCTGAGCCGGTCGCCGAACCGGTGCGCCCGGCGGCGCCGAGCTGCCGCAGCGCGGCGTCGTGCAGCGCCGGGGTCCCGGCGAACAGCGCCGATCCGGCGGCCGGTCGGGACCGCCCGTCGAATCCGCTGTACCGGCCACCGGCCTCGGTCACGATCAGGCTGGTGGCGGCGAAGTCCCAGACCTGTCCCCGGGTCTGCACGGCGAGGTCCAGTTCGCCGCGCGCCACCAGCAGCGCCGGGTGGGTGCGCCACGGGGTCGGCGAGGTGACCGCCAGCAGCGGGGCGATCATCTCGCGTTCGGCCGGGTAGACCTGCTCGTCCGGCGGTACCACCCCGAGCCGGCCGCCGGGCAGCGGATCGGTCGGGTCGGATCCGCCGGTGCGCAGCGGTCGTACCCCGGTCACCCCGGTCCCGGAGATCTCCGCCTGGTGGGCACCGGAACCCCGCCGGGCCCACCAGATCGTCCGCTGCGCCGGCACGGCGGCGACCCCGACGACGATCTCGCCCGCCTCCTCCAGCGCGACGAGCACCTGCCAGCGCTCGTCACCGGCGACGAACTGCGCCGTACCGTCGATCGGGTCGACGATCCAGCGCCGGGCGGCCTGCCCGGTCTGCCCGACCTCCTCGCCCAGGATCGCGTCGTCGGGCCGCGCCCCGGCGAGTACCTCCCGGACGGTGGCCTCGACGGCCCGGTCGGCCTCGGTCACCACGCTGCCGTCCGACTTCCGCTCCCGGTCGAGCCGGCCGAGGTCGGCGAAGTACCGGAGGGCGACGGCGGCGCCGGTCAGCGCGGCCCGCCGGGCAAGGAGAAGATCGTCTTCCACCGACCCATCCTCCCGGTCGACCGGGAGGATGGGCCGACCGGGGTCAGCGGTCGACCGGGGTCATCCGCAGGGCCAGGGCCGGGCACATCCGTACCGCCTTGCGGGCGCCCCCCTCCAGCCAGGTCGGCACCGGGGTGGACGGGAACGACGGGAAGCCGTTGGAGTCCAGCCGGACGAACTCCGGCACCACGCTGGCGCAGAGCCCGTGCCCGTCACAGCGCGACCAGTCCACCACCAGCTTCGAGGTCGGGGCGTCGGCCGCGTTGGGCAGCCCGAGGAGGCCCTTCACCTTCTTGCCGCAGGTGCCCCGCGCGGCGTGCGCCTCCAGGTCCTCGGTGAAGATCTCCAGCGCCGAGGTGGCGAACCGGGCCGTGCCGTCGGGGTGGCTGCACGCGCCGCGACCCTTCACCGCACCGGCCGCCGCCCGGACCACCTCGGCGGCGGCGCTGCCACCGACGATCAGGTCCAGCGAGCGGGCCAGGTCCGGCAGGCCGAGTCGGCACGGCCCGCACTGCCCGGCCGACTCGCCGGCCAGGTAGGTGACGACCTGGGCGGCCTCGCCGAGCGGGCAGACCTCGGCGCTCAGCGGCATGATGATGCCGGCGCCGAGCGCGCCGCCGACCTTGGCGAAACCGGCCCGGGAGACCTCGGCGGTGGCGGCACCCTCGGCGCTGATCCACTTGCCGTGGTAACCGCCGGTGAGCACACCCGGCCCCTCCGGCGTCTCGCAGAGTTCCAGCACGTCCCGCAGCGGGATGCCGGTCGGGCACTCCACCACGGCAGGTCGCCCGGCGGCCCCGGTCACGGTGAGCAGCACCGTGCCGGGCTCGTCGGCGGTGCCGACCGTGCCGTACTCGTACGGGCCGAGGCGGGCGGCCAGGGCGAGCTGGGCGTACGTCTCGGCGTTGGAGAGCAGCGTCGGCAGCCCGCCCACCCCGGTGTCGCTGGCCCGTACCTTGCGCCCCGGCGGGATGTGCGCCTCGCCGTTGATCCCGCGCACCAGGGCGCCACCCTCGCCGGAGATGAACCGGTGCGGCACGGTGACGATGCCGGTGCGTACCGGCATCCGGCGCTCGGCCAGCGCGGCGGTCAGCGACGCCTCACCGATGCCGTCGTCGGCGACCCCGATGACGATCTCGTCGGCGTCCAGCGCGTAGGCGGCGATCGCGGCCCCGTCGAGGATCAGGTGCGGCGCGCGGGTGAGCAGCGCCTTGTCCTTCCAGGCGCCCGGCTCGCCCTCGGTCGCGTTCACCACCACCACGGTCGGCAGGTCCTGCCGGTCCGCCGACTCCAGTACCGCCCGGAACTTGCGGGCGAACGGGAAGCCGGCGCCGCCCTTGCCCTTGAGTTCGATCCCCTCGACGAGTCGGAGCAGGCCCTTGGGGGAGAGCGGGTTGACGGCACCGTGCACCATCTCGTGCGCGGTCAGGTCGAGCCGGCCGAACTCGTCGAAGCCGGCGGTGAGCCGGGGTTCGCCGAAGCAGGCGACCGGGGGTACGGCGGTCAGACTCACCGCGCTTCACCTTTCAGACTGGTCCAGTACGCGCCCTCCTCGGCCGCCTCGTCCGGGTCGTCCCGACGCCGGGAGGACCGGCCGGACGGCTCGTCGGACCTGCGGGACCGGCGGGTGGCGAGGTCGATCAGGGCAGGCTTCTCGTCGTCGTCATCGTCGTCGTCCGCCCGGGCGACGAGATTCGGCTCGTACCGGGCGGCCCGGCCCCACTCCGCGGTGCTCTCCTCGGCGTCGTCGGCGCCGCGGGCGCGGCTGTGCCGTCCGGAGCGGTCGTCCGGTTCCTCGTCGGCGGCCCGCCGTCGCCGGCCGGCCCGGGTGGCACCGCTCGGCGTCGGCTCGTCGTCGGGCTCGCGCCAGGAGCGCCGTCCCGACCCGTCGGTGTCCCGTCGGGACCGCCGGCTCTCGCCGGGCTCGTCACCGGCCGAGGTGTCGTCCCAGGCGCGTGGCGGGCGGTACATCGCGTCGTCCTCGCCGCCCCGTGGCCGATCCCACGGGTCGCCCGGCTCGTCGCCGGCCGCCCAGCGTCGGGGGCTGTCCCAGGGCAGTTCGGCGTCGCTGAACGCGTCGCCCTGGTCCCGGCCGCCCGACATGCTGCCCGGCGGCGGCACCTCGGGTACGGCGAAGCGGTCGGAGCGGCTGCGGGGGGCGTACGTGCTGTCGAGTTCTCCGGCCCGGGCCCAGGCGTCGATCGCCGACTCCGAGCCGCCG from Plantactinospora sp. BC1 carries:
- a CDS encoding class I SAM-dependent methyltransferase codes for the protein MRGGAAYDEIADWYEAEFLPRHTGSDELEIDRSLRLLLGPGDGPCLELGCGTGAYAGSIRALGRTPVGVDISAGMLRYARDRLPVVRADAARLPVRDGALPAVVAVMVHTDMPGYPAVLREAARVLAPGGTFVHVGVHPCFCGGFADRTDGDAILIRPGYRDSAWTRESWTDRGIRDKVGATHHPLPELLHMFLDAGLTFERFAEGGAPTPIVLAVRARRSG
- a CDS encoding inositol monophosphatase translates to MEDDLLLARRAALTGAAVALRYFADLGRLDRERKSDGSVVTEADRAVEATVREVLAGARPDDAILGEEVGQTGQAARRWIVDPIDGTAQFVAGDERWQVLVALEEAGEIVVGVAAVPAQRTIWWARRGSGAHQAEISGTGVTGVRPLRTGGSDPTDPLPGGRLGVVPPDEQVYPAEREMIAPLLAVTSPTPWRTHPALLVARGELDLAVQTRGQVWDFAATSLIVTEAGGRYSGFDGRSRPAAGSALFAGTPALHDAALRQLGAAGRTGSATGSA
- a CDS encoding NADH-quinone oxidoreductase subunit NuoF family protein; this translates as MSLTAVPPVACFGEPRLTAGFDEFGRLDLTAHEMVHGAVNPLSPKGLLRLVEGIELKGKGGAGFPFARKFRAVLESADRQDLPTVVVVNATEGEPGAWKDKALLTRAPHLILDGAAIAAYALDADEIVIGVADDGIGEASLTAALAERRMPVRTGIVTVPHRFISGEGGALVRGINGEAHIPPGRKVRASDTGVGGLPTLLSNAETYAQLALAARLGPYEYGTVGTADEPGTVLLTVTGAAGRPAVVECPTGIPLRDVLELCETPEGPGVLTGGYHGKWISAEGAATAEVSRAGFAKVGGALGAGIIMPLSAEVCPLGEAAQVVTYLAGESAGQCGPCRLGLPDLARSLDLIVGGSAAAEVVRAAAGAVKGRGACSHPDGTARFATSALEIFTEDLEAHAARGTCGKKVKGLLGLPNAADAPTSKLVVDWSRCDGHGLCASVVPEFVRLDSNGFPSFPSTPVPTWLEGGARKAVRMCPALALRMTPVDR